Genomic segment of Oryzias melastigma strain HK-1 unplaced genomic scaffold, ASM292280v2 sc01564, whole genome shotgun sequence:
ACAAACATCTGGACATGTGTGTGTGCGGTACTGGTCCAATTGAGATATTTTAGACTGTAATCCATGCACATGATCTGTTTCCAGCTGTTGAAAGCAAGGTTACTTTTAAGTCTTTACATGTAGTGTCCCCTGAAGACACATTTCCCTGTTTTGTCCAGTACTTCACTCAGTCAGTGTTTAATTATTTGTTGTCTGAAGTGGTAAATTTGGGGTTTGCAAACATTAACCTCAAAGTTCCTCCAACCCGCTTTCAGGCTCACCACAATATCTCTTTGTTGCATTATTTCTGCTTAGCTAAGACTGCAAAAGAAGTGAGCAGCAATGTACGAGGTTACATAATTTGAACTTTGACATATAATCTCTGCCTTTTTCTGACTTCTCAGAGACGTTCTGAGATGGAACAGTCCATCAGGCGTTCGTCCTGcgttcaacagaaaaagaccatCCATCTACGAAAGAATAAACACTgtacaaagtaaaacaaaaaacaacattacttTAGggaatattaaaaacacagtaaataaatatcagaaaacaaattaaggaAAGTTATGAATTTGGGAATGCAGATGTAAACAGGTTATGAGTCTggatttaaaagctgaaaaggaGTCAATATTCTAGAGGTCAGGGGGGCTCTGATTTaacgggaacagccagcacgttaaaaaaaaaaaaacgagttggggaaACGTCAAAAAATGATACAGAGGGGGCCCAAATCATACttcatatatgacgagttaggAATTCACTAGGTTAGGGTAGTGGTACCGGGATGAGGTACCAGTCCGGTCCACGTCCTGGTACCAGACTGATGGAGACAGCAGGAAATTACTTTGTGTGATTTTGGTTCtttgaatgtaaaaatgaaagtttgcaTGTGTATTCATACAGTCAGTGAAGTAAAAtggattttaataaaacatttattagttgAATACAAGACAGTTTTACAACAGAACTAACAGAACtttgctaaaatacaaaatatttaatctgaTTTGCAAAAGACACTGATTCAGAGTAAATCTGACATTCATATAAACAAGAACCAATCTACTGTTTTATGCTGGAGTACACAGATTCACTGATGGTGTCTTTCTTCTGTCTACTTGATTTGTTGGTCTTTTTGTGCCTTAAAGCAGCGTAATGGAGGTCCTCTGTCTCCTGAtaaacacatgaacacatgacATGAAATTACTTTGACACGAGTATCAACGTCAGGATTAGAGTTTAAATCACAGAAgtttatttatactttaataTGCTGAGCAGCAGCAACCGTTCTGCACATTAACATTGCTATATCTACCATGAACTTGGTTGTTGTGAACTGAACTCTCACCTCTACATTCAGTCCTGAAGCATCAGCAGACCTGTTCTGGGGATCCGTTACTGTAAGACATCAACACAACTTTCTTTAGGAAAACCCATGTCTTTCACatagtcaaaatcaaatcaataccaAAATTTCAcagcgtttatttatgactccattgtgttctgatggtaaaaattcattcattcattcatccttttgtccgctttttccctttcggggtcgcgtgggtgccggagcctaacccggctactgatgggcgaaggtgaAGTTTATCCTGGACAGGTTTCCAGTCCGTCGCACGGccatggtgaaaatgtggatggtttattaaacaaatacatttaaaacatgtttttttttgtttgaaatttgtttgttttgttccattgtggtctatattcgctaatctagtgagcatcgatgcacgctagagAGACTTGATTTTGGATTTAGTAAATTCGGACAGCACTataaaatggcaaatgcacaatatagtgcactatatagtgagtaggggggaaTACGGACATGGTTTAAAACTTTCTCGTTTGGGGCTTCAGTTTAGTTTAAGGTTGGAtttgatgtgtgtttttgttttcctcatctgaactggcATCTGGTTCAGAACTGTCCAATattggtcaccatttttgttgtatcgctaatgttaggttgagggtgtgtATGTGGAGGGGGAGCTCTCAGAAACTCTGAGAAAAcaacaattgttttttatttttattattattattggctTAACAAAgcatagtagaaaaaaaatcaccaagaaTGCTTTAGAAATAGCACAAAAGATGTTTGGAGTGGTACTTTAAGAATACCAGAATTCTCTATTCATCAAAGCTGTTTTCATAGTAGAATTTTTTGACATGGAAAGAATTAAAGCTCACTCACCCTTGGATTTGCAGCTCTTTGTCTTGTGTATTATGTAAGATGTGAGGAAGATCAATGAAGCCGTCAGAACTCCACTCAGGAAATACACAAATGGAGGAAAACTCCCGTCTTGTGCTgtgacaaattgaaaaaaaattaggaaattttatattttaaacaaatatatagtTTTCAATCATATTATTCACTTCATGAAAAGTTCTCACCAACTGTGAAGTCCAGTTTGGTCCCATTTCCAAACAGTATGTGTCCACATGAGAcaacagcacagtagtagatcCCAGCATGAGACTCAGTCAGGTTCTTCATAGACAGCTCATAAACACAACTGTGTGTTCGTGTGTTGATCTTTCCCTCACACTGATCATTCCTGCCTCCATGAGTGTAAATGAGTCCTGGATGAGAGTCTTCAGAGTCTTTGAACCAGTAAACTCTGTGTTCTCCATCACAGCTCCCAGTGTGTACTGTACAGTTCAGAGTCACAGAGTCTCCTGGATGGATGTTCTCAGAGGACGACTGATCCACGGAAGTCTGGATGTAAGAAGAAGAGTTCTTCACATGGACACTATAGCCCTCCAAAAATGTAAGTGCATGAGTGTAAGAGCTGATGCAGTAGTAAGTAGCAGAGTCTGAC
This window contains:
- the LOC112140244 gene encoding uncharacterized protein LOC112140244, giving the protein MSFSRFKKMTPLVFAGCVTCLLLGTVGFSWAQKPSASLHFKSFLVGEEVTLKCFHQGALADFLFWYKQPLGQKPQLMSEFFNYKKNGSFVDPFKNDPRFELETDKDRNHLKISNLEMSDSATYYCISSYTHALTFLEGYSVHVKNSSSYIQTSVDQSSSENIHPGDSVTLNCTVHTGSCDGEHRVYWFKDSEDSHPGLIYTHGGRNDQCEGKINTRTHSCVYELSMKNLTESHAGIYYCAVVSCGHILFGNGTKLDFTVDGSFPPFVYFLSGVLTASLIFLTSYIIHKTKSCKSKVTDPQNRSADASGLNVEETEDLHYAALRHKKTNKSSRQKKDTISESVYSSIKQ